AGAGTCTTGAAACAGATAGCCAACTTTTCTTCTAAATTCGTATTCCTCATCATTTTTCATGTTTAATATTGATCTGCCAAAAGCTTGGATGTGGCCACTATCAGGTTTCATAAGGCCATCCATCAATTTTAAAAGTGTAGACTTTCCTGAACCATTTGCACCTAAAATGATGAGCTTTTCCCCTTTATTTACGTTAAAACTTATATCAATAAGTGCAGGTATTGACTTTATATACGAGTAAGAGACGTTCTTAAGTTCGAATATTATATCCAAAGTTTTCCTCCTTTTACAAGAAAAGTTGCCGTGAAAAATGATATGTTGAACAATATCCAGACTACGTCAAAAATGTCGAATTTGAAGTTGCTTATTGTCTTGTATTCGCCTTTGTATCCGCGAGAAATCATGGCACTGTAGACTTCGCTGCTTAGATGTTCAGATCTTATTAAGAGATTTCCCATTGACGACGCCACAAATTTTCTCTCGCTTTTGCCTTTAGACTTTCCTACATTTCTGCTTTTTCTAGCCAGAAACATATTTGATGCTACATCAAGAAACAGCGTTATATACCTTAGTGATATATCAAGTGTAGCGGAAAATACCTTTGGAAGCTTAAAATATCTTAGGGCTTTCAATATTTCGATCCATTTTGTAGATAAAGTTAAGATGTATATAAAAGACAGCGAAATAAAAGAGCGCATAATGAAAATCAATGCGCTTAAAGTACCACCCCTTGTGATGTAGAGACTTCCGGTTATATAAATAAGCGGTTTGCCAGGCCTTACTACGTTAAACAATGAAGGGATTAGGACAATGCCTGTAAATACTATAGACACTGCTGAAATCCTTGCTATGTAAGATTTCATAGGAATCTTTGAAAGCACAGCTAGTATAAGTGAGTACACCAGCATTACTTCCATATAGTACAATGAGTTGCCTAAATTGGCTATTACTATTAGGAGCATGATAGAAAGAAGTCTGACTCTTGGGTCAAGTGACTGCATCAACCCTTTTTTGTTTGCAATTTCATCTGATTCAAACATATCTTGAAATGTACTTTGTATACCTAAAACTGTCTTCTCAATAAAATTACTCATTTTTCTCCTCTGGTTTACCAATTATTTTGCTAAGTATAAAGAATACTAAAGCAATTACGGCTATTCCTACGACAGCCGAAAATATATACCCTATTGATAATTGAAGGAAGTTCTTATCAAAGCCTGGTATGCTGTAATCAGGAAATAAAGCCTTTATTGTATCTGAGAAATGCTTCATTCCGCTTGGTATATATCCTACCATGCTTTTTATCTCGTCTAAGCCCCATTCGCCCCATGCAGATCCAGGTGCCAAAAGTCCTATTGGTGTAAGCAGTATCAAAACTATTGCAGCTATCAAAAATTTTTTCACTTAGCTTCACCTCTTAATCTGTAAGAGAATTTGTAAAGTATGTTGTCTTCACCGGCTCTCATTAAGTAGTACACTACAAGTCCAGTTATAACTGCTTCTACTAATCCTGCCACTGTTAGATGCGCTATCATCATAGCAGGTATCGATTGACTGAGCCCGTAGGGAAAGTACAAGGCACGGCCGTCTGCTGCATGTAATAGCACAGGTTGCAGACCTAATTCTATTGCAGTTGCAAGTGCTGCTGCATTTATGCCTATGTATGCACCGACAGCAGATGATATGACTTTTCCAACCTTTAGCTTTTGAAGCAGCGCGTATACACCGTATCCTGCGAAAGGCGCTAAAAAAGCCATGTTGAAACTGTTTGCTCCAAGAGCTAGAATTCCTCCATCGCCAAAAAACAGCGACTGTATTAAAAGGGCAATCGTCAGTGAAATGGTGGCGCCCCATGGACCTAAAGCAATGGCTAAAAGCGTTGCACCTACTGCGTGTGCTGTTGTGCCACCAGGTATTGGCACGTTAAACATCATTATTGTAAAAGCAAAGGCTGAGCCTATTGCCATTGTAGGGACATCTTTTTTGTCAAAAGTTTTATTTACTTTCTTCGTTGCCACAGCTAGTACAGGCACCATTGCAGCACCCATTACAGCACATGTGGAAGGACTTAAATATCCATCTGGTATATGCATAAAAACTCCTCCTTATAAGTTTTTGCCTGTCGTCGTCATGACAAGCTTTCCATGCTTTACGCCTTTTGTGCTTATTATCTTGTCTGCTATAGCTGATATAATCTTTGAAGTGCCTTTTACAACCATTACTTCAAGGCAGTTGTGCTCATCAAGGTGGACGTGCATGCTGGATATTATGTTTTCATGGTGTCTATGCTGTATGTCAACAAGTTTATCGCTTATCTCCCTTACTTCATGGTTGTAAACATACGTAACTGTGCCAATTGATTCGGCCTCATCTGACTTGCACTGGTTTTCGACTATGTAATTCCTTATCAAATCTCTTATAGCTTCAGACCTGTTTTTGTAGTTTTTTGATTCGAGCAATTTATCAAACTGTGAAAGCAGACTTGCTTCCATTGAGACTCCGAAGCGGGTGATTTCTTCCAGACAAATCATCTCCTTGTGTGTTACTTTTATAAAAATAATAGCACTAAATTGATTGATAATCAATAGTGCAATAAAAATTCAGAATACTGTATCAATTTAAATTATTGAAATTTGTTGTGCTGTAATATATGATATAGAAAAGAGGATTTTATCAGTTTTGTATTGATGAAAAGGAGGAGAAGATGGTTATAAAATCTTACGATGTGGAGATAGATGAAAGGTCTGTTTTGAGATATTTAGGATATAAAGATGTCGGAGTAGATGAAGATTTATTAAATGAAGTGAGAAATGCAATAGATGAAGTCCGTCAGCTTGTAGTTCCTACTGTATGCTTTGACAGGTTTGCCATTAAGTACAACGATATAAGGGATGAGATAATTGTTCCTTCTGAAGATACATTAGATGACGATTATATAGTGGATAAATTAAAAGGTACAAAATATGTTATTATGGCTGTTGCAACGATAAAAGATAAAATTGAAAGTATGTCATCTCATTTTTTTGGCGATGGAAAGTACATGAAAGGTATGATATTTGATGCTGTAGGAAACGCAGCGCTGGAGAATCTATGCCAGAAATTCTATTGCGATATGATAGATGAGCT
The nucleotide sequence above comes from Thermoanaerobacterium sp. CMT5567-10. Encoded proteins:
- the cbiQ gene encoding cobalt ECF transporter T component CbiQ, whose translation is MSNFIEKTVLGIQSTFQDMFESDEIANKKGLMQSLDPRVRLLSIMLLIVIANLGNSLYYMEVMLVYSLILAVLSKIPMKSYIARISAVSIVFTGIVLIPSLFNVVRPGKPLIYITGSLYITRGGTLSALIFIMRSFISLSFIYILTLSTKWIEILKALRYFKLPKVFSATLDISLRYITLFLDVASNMFLARKSRNVGKSKGKSERKFVASSMGNLLIRSEHLSSEVYSAMISRGYKGEYKTISNFKFDIFDVVWILFNISFFTATFLVKGGKLWI
- a CDS encoding PDGLE domain-containing protein, with amino-acid sequence MKKFLIAAIVLILLTPIGLLAPGSAWGEWGLDEIKSMVGYIPSGMKHFSDTIKALFPDYSIPGFDKNFLQLSIGYIFSAVVGIAVIALVFFILSKIIGKPEEKNE
- the cbiM gene encoding cobalt transporter CbiM, encoding MHIPDGYLSPSTCAVMGAAMVPVLAVATKKVNKTFDKKDVPTMAIGSAFAFTIMMFNVPIPGGTTAHAVGATLLAIALGPWGATISLTIALLIQSLFFGDGGILALGANSFNMAFLAPFAGYGVYALLQKLKVGKVISSAVGAYIGINAAALATAIELGLQPVLLHAADGRALYFPYGLSQSIPAMMIAHLTVAGLVEAVITGLVVYYLMRAGEDNILYKFSYRLRGEAK
- the nikR gene encoding nickel-responsive transcriptional regulator NikR; this encodes MEEITRFGVSMEASLLSQFDKLLESKNYKNRSEAIRDLIRNYIVENQCKSDEAESIGTVTYVYNHEVREISDKLVDIQHRHHENIISSMHVHLDEHNCLEVMVVKGTSKIISAIADKIISTKGVKHGKLVMTTTGKNL